A single genomic interval of Lathyrus oleraceus cultivar Zhongwan6 chromosome 7, CAAS_Psat_ZW6_1.0, whole genome shotgun sequence harbors:
- the LOC127107287 gene encoding non-specific lipid-transfer protein 1 isoform X2: protein MSNFKLACVVMMCMALLSAQNGDALSCGEVTNSLKPCLHYLQNGGVVSPSCCYGIKGVVNAARTIADRRATCDCLKSAATSFKGLNVDFAAALPDKCGARIPYKISPSINCASIK, encoded by the exons ATGAGTAACTTCAAGCTAGCATGTGTTGTTATGATGTGCATGGCTTTGTTGTCTGCACAAAATGGTGATGCACTTTCATGTGGAGAAGTCACTAATAGCCTTAAGCCATGTCTGCATTATCTTCAGAATGGTGGTGTTGTTTCGCCGAGCTGTTGTTATGGCATTAAAGGGGTAGTTAATGCAGCTCGGACTATTGCTGACCGCCGTGCAACTTGTGATTGCTTGAAGTCGGCTGCTACTTCTTTCAAAGGACTCAATGTAGACTTTGCTGCTGCCCTCCCCGACAAATGTGGGGCTAGGATCCCTTACAAGATCAGTCCTTCTATCAACTGTGCTAG tATCAAGTGA
- the LOC127107287 gene encoding non-specific lipid-transfer protein 1 isoform X1: MSNFKLACVVMMCMALLSAQNGDALSCGEVTNSLKPCLHYLQNGGVVSPSCCYGIKGVVNAARTIADRRATCDCLKSAATSFKGLNVDFAAALPDKCGARIPYKISPSINCASIK; encoded by the exons ATGAGTAACTTCAAGCTAGCATGTGTTGTTATGATGTGCATGGCTTTGTTGTCTGCACAAAATGGTGATGCACTTTCATGTGGAGAAGTCACTAATAGCCTTAAGCCATGTCTGCATTATCTTCAGAATGGTGGTGTTGTTTCGCCGAGCTGTTGTTATGGCATTAAAGGGGTAGTTAATGCAGCTCGGACTATTGCTGACCGCCGTGCAACTTGTGATTGCTTGAAGTCGGCTGCTACTTCTTTCAAAGGACTCAATGTAGACTTTGCTGCTGCCCTCCCCGACAAATGTGGGGCTAGGATCCCTTACAAGATCAGTCCTTCTATCAACTGTGCTAG TATCAAGTGA